Proteins encoded by one window of Streptomyces sp. NBC_01477:
- a CDS encoding helix-turn-helix domain-containing protein produces the protein MTASPSSSAQAARVALAVRLQHLRKDAGLTGRELSARCGWHPAKTTRLQKGEAAPTDSDIRTWCAACGADGQADDLIATARAVDSMYLEWRRLHRSGMRRVQEDFYTLYEHTRLCRAYLSNVPPGFLQTPAFATALMQQITAFQGTPNDVAEAVAARVARSRFLYEGGHRYVVVMEESVLRFRTADPDAMRGQLRHLLAVMPLASLSLGIIPFTAQRTVWPLEAFYVHDDTLAVVETLTAEIRVTQPRELADYAKAFAGLASMAVYGDAARTLITAAIDTLE, from the coding sequence ATGACCGCCTCTCCCTCCTCCAGCGCCCAGGCCGCCCGCGTGGCGCTCGCGGTCCGCTTGCAGCACCTGCGCAAGGACGCCGGCCTGACCGGGCGCGAGCTGTCCGCCCGGTGCGGCTGGCACCCGGCCAAGACCACCCGCCTGCAGAAGGGCGAGGCCGCGCCCACCGACAGCGACATCCGCACCTGGTGCGCGGCCTGCGGCGCCGACGGCCAGGCGGACGATCTGATCGCCACAGCCCGGGCGGTCGACTCGATGTATCTGGAGTGGCGCCGCCTGCACCGCAGCGGCATGCGGCGCGTCCAGGAGGACTTCTACACCCTGTACGAGCACACCCGCCTCTGCCGGGCGTACCTCTCCAACGTCCCGCCCGGCTTCCTCCAGACCCCCGCGTTCGCGACCGCCCTCATGCAGCAGATCACCGCGTTCCAGGGCACCCCCAACGACGTCGCCGAAGCCGTCGCCGCCCGCGTCGCCCGCTCCCGCTTCCTCTACGAAGGCGGGCACCGCTACGTCGTGGTCATGGAGGAGTCCGTCCTGCGCTTCCGCACCGCCGACCCCGACGCCATGCGCGGACAGCTGCGCCACCTCCTGGCGGTGATGCCGCTGGCGTCCCTGTCGCTGGGCATCATCCCGTTCACCGCGCAGCGCACCGTGTGGCCGCTCGAGGCGTTCTACGTCCACGACGACACCCTGGCCGTAGTGGAGACGCTGACCGCCGAGATCAGGGTGACCCAGCCGCGCGAACTGGCCGACTATGCCAAGGCCTTCGCCGGCCTCGCGTCGATGGCCGTGTACGGGGACGCGGCCCGCACCCTCATCACGGCCGCGATCGACACCCTGGAGTGA
- a CDS encoding DUF6879 family protein, whose protein sequence is MPLSAQQLGTATFAELLAGTRHTAVHLEMRDVYAVGDEADDFETFLRTGVPNLDPGRSFWPQWMPLVQGAVARGVVMRRARIVSEPVTDYIRYEHAITALNLQAGEDVRWLPRRRASDIALPGNDFWLLDGHIVQFHHFTGAGDWAPDGKERTRDPAAVALCAAAFEAVWERGIPHEKFAP, encoded by the coding sequence ATGCCGCTGAGCGCGCAGCAGCTGGGCACCGCGACGTTCGCTGAGCTACTCGCCGGCACCCGGCACACGGCGGTCCATCTGGAGATGCGGGACGTCTACGCCGTCGGCGACGAAGCCGACGACTTCGAGACCTTCCTGCGCACCGGCGTCCCGAACCTGGATCCGGGCCGCTCGTTCTGGCCGCAGTGGATGCCGCTCGTTCAGGGCGCGGTCGCCCGCGGGGTGGTGATGCGCCGGGCGCGGATCGTCTCCGAGCCGGTCACCGACTACATCCGCTACGAGCACGCCATCACCGCGCTGAACCTCCAGGCCGGCGAGGACGTGCGCTGGCTGCCCCGGCGCCGCGCGTCCGACATCGCGCTGCCCGGCAACGACTTCTGGCTCCTGGACGGGCACATCGTGCAGTTCCACCACTTCACCGGCGCCGGCGACTGGGCGCCGGACGGCAAAGAGCGCACCCGGGACCCGGCCGCCGTCGCGCTGTGCGCAGCCGCATTCGAAGCGGTGTGGGAGCGCGGCATCCCGCACGAGAAGTTCGCCCCCTGA
- a CDS encoding DUF6000 family protein, translated as MDLGGLRGYTATFLRGRFGSSEYRYQHQLIRRYVGHGGRYLHLRGGVLFWPRPRQKLFQYRLRWSARRASTHDLMTLLDTGGWREQLAASWLIAVGRRADLRDRIAQDLRSDAPSGYGWDYCTALARLGTDQDAELLRRYLDQALLLPRPLDDDDDWHCQRQAMGALLYLDGVLGTSYAQPLLTAGGLWRQWSGEEGADSLEEERALIAQLVAFAAGERPLIKT; from the coding sequence GTGGATCTTGGCGGCCTGCGGGGCTACACGGCGACTTTCCTGCGCGGGAGGTTCGGTAGCAGCGAGTACCGCTATCAGCACCAATTGATCCGGCGCTACGTCGGCCACGGTGGACGCTACCTGCACCTACGCGGCGGGGTCCTGTTCTGGCCGCGACCTCGTCAGAAGCTCTTCCAGTACCGGCTGCGCTGGTCCGCGCGCAGGGCCAGCACTCACGATCTGATGACGCTTCTGGACACAGGTGGCTGGCGCGAGCAGTTGGCCGCTTCGTGGCTCATCGCGGTCGGCCGGCGCGCCGACCTCCGCGACCGAATCGCCCAGGACCTGCGAAGCGATGCCCCGAGCGGGTACGGCTGGGACTACTGCACAGCTTTGGCCCGGCTGGGCACAGACCAGGATGCGGAACTACTGCGTCGTTACCTGGATCAGGCCCTTCTTCTCCCACGTCCCCTGGACGATGACGACGACTGGCACTGCCAGCGGCAGGCCATGGGGGCGCTTCTGTATCTCGACGGTGTGCTCGGTACCAGCTATGCCCAGCCATTGCTCACTGCAGGTGGCTTGTGGAGACAGTGGTCCGGTGAGGAGGGCGCGGACTCCTTGGAAGAGGAGCGGGCGCTGATTGCACAGTTGGTGGCCTTCGCGGCAGGTGAGAGACCTCTGATTAAGACGTAG
- a CDS encoding DUF6233 domain-containing protein: MPTERYGVPARWRIEESVYFGTTVGPARIVHRGTCHANHDYARPATTEQARAVLERADAAACQVCRPDRPAACVSGSVGAALRRGAQRSVTARHCGRPTRTGNARLGQLRWRRREDPMRVGVADHRAACTRLP, translated from the coding sequence GTGCCCACCGAGCGGTACGGCGTCCCGGCCCGGTGGCGGATCGAGGAATCCGTCTACTTCGGCACCACCGTCGGCCCCGCCCGCATCGTGCACCGCGGCACCTGCCACGCCAACCACGACTACGCCCGCCCCGCGACCACCGAGCAGGCCCGGGCCGTCCTCGAGCGCGCCGACGCCGCGGCGTGCCAGGTGTGTCGGCCCGATCGGCCAGCCGCTTGCGTGAGCGGCAGCGTCGGGGCGGCCCTACGCCGCGGTGCGCAGCGCTCGGTCACTGCGCGGCACTGCGGCCGCCCCACACGTACCGGGAACGCCCGTCTGGGTCAGCTGCGATGGCGGCGACGAGAGGATCCGATGAGGGTGGGGGTGGCCGACCACCGTGCGGCCTGCACTCGCCTGCCTTGA
- a CDS encoding YihY/virulence factor BrkB family protein: MMDEGEPKNSGATRADGAGQAPEKPSDLPSGASRGIAKRTLKEYKADNLPDLAAALTYYAILAIFPALLALVSIVGLLNKSTAKSLTANIVSVAPGAVRSTLTSIVAQVQTSGNKALIPLIIGVAVALWSASGYVAAFMRAGNAVYDIGEGRPAWKTLPLRFSIAVFIVIAMAAIAVGVVFTGNLARKTGNILGLGNTAVTVWNYAKWPVMILLFAVVVAVLHWAAPNVRHRFAWVTRGSLLSIVIWIVASAVFAIYVANFSSYNKTYGTFAGIIVFLIWLWISNIALLLGLEFSAESERTRAHEGGQPLDEEPYVEPRDDRKL; the protein is encoded by the coding sequence ATGATGGATGAAGGCGAGCCGAAGAACTCCGGGGCTACCCGCGCGGATGGAGCCGGGCAGGCGCCCGAGAAACCATCGGACCTGCCCAGCGGGGCCTCGCGCGGGATCGCGAAGCGCACGCTGAAGGAGTACAAGGCCGACAACCTGCCGGACCTGGCGGCGGCGCTCACCTACTACGCGATCCTGGCGATCTTCCCCGCGCTGCTGGCCCTGGTGTCGATTGTGGGCCTGCTGAACAAGTCGACCGCCAAGTCGCTGACCGCCAACATCGTCAGCGTGGCTCCCGGTGCGGTCCGCTCGACCCTGACCAGCATCGTCGCCCAGGTGCAGACCAGCGGCAACAAGGCCCTGATCCCGCTGATCATCGGTGTGGCGGTCGCACTGTGGTCAGCGTCCGGATACGTAGCTGCTTTCATGCGGGCCGGCAACGCCGTGTATGACATCGGCGAGGGTCGGCCGGCCTGGAAGACCCTGCCCCTCCGGTTCTCGATCGCCGTGTTCATCGTCATCGCCATGGCTGCTATCGCGGTGGGCGTCGTGTTCACCGGGAACCTGGCGCGGAAGACCGGCAACATCCTGGGCCTGGGCAACACGGCTGTGACCGTATGGAACTACGCCAAATGGCCGGTCATGATCCTCCTGTTCGCGGTGGTCGTCGCGGTGCTGCACTGGGCCGCCCCGAACGTCAGACACCGTTTCGCCTGGGTCACCCGCGGCAGCCTGCTCAGTATCGTCATCTGGATCGTCGCGTCTGCCGTTTTCGCCATCTACGTGGCGAACTTCAGCAGCTACAACAAGACTTACGGCACCTTCGCCGGAATCATCGTCTTCCTGATCTGGCTGTGGATCTCCAACATCGCCCTGCTCCTGGGCCTGGAGTTCAGCGCGGAGTCCGAACGCACCCGGGCACACGAAGGCGGCCAGCCCCTCGACGAAGAGCCCTACGTCGAACCACGCGACGACCGCAAACTCTGA
- a CDS encoding DUF6233 domain-containing protein, whose protein sequence is MWARTVLTRPDAAPCAVCRPDRPLGTAAA, encoded by the coding sequence CTGTGGGCCCGCACCGTCCTGACGCGCCCGGACGCCGCGCCCTGCGCCGTCTGCCGCCCGGACCGGCCGCTGGGCACCGCCGCGGCGTAG